A part of Spirochaetaceae bacterium genomic DNA contains:
- a CDS encoding ABC transporter permease subunit, whose amino-acid sequence MSEPLVQSAPRSAELPASRRWTWRNISRNWEMYLMVLLPVAWLVVFMYLPMYGNVIAFKRFVPARGILGSDWVGFVHFIRFFESFKFREIMWNTFYLNAYDLVFGFPIPIVLALILHYAPWARYRKTVQMVTYAPHFISTVVMVGIIMKLFSQRIGLINVGLLQFGMQEVNFLGDASWFPHVYVWTGIWQNMGWGAIIFLAALSAVDPELHESAKVDGATIWRRMWHIDIPGILPVIIILLILRSGQILNIGFEKVFLMQNPLNIGASEVVDTYVYKVGLRSRSPNFSYATAIGLFKNALAFLLLLTVNRISKRMSETSLW is encoded by the coding sequence ATGTCTGAGCCACTGGTACAATCGGCACCGCGTTCCGCCGAACTGCCCGCCAGCCGCCGCTGGACCTGGCGCAACATCAGCCGCAACTGGGAGATGTACCTGATGGTACTGCTCCCCGTGGCGTGGCTGGTCGTTTTCATGTACCTGCCGATGTACGGCAACGTGATCGCCTTCAAGCGGTTCGTGCCGGCGCGCGGCATCCTGGGCAGCGACTGGGTCGGCTTCGTTCACTTCATCCGCTTCTTCGAGTCGTTCAAGTTCCGCGAGATCATGTGGAACACGTTCTACCTGAACGCCTACGACCTGGTGTTCGGGTTCCCGATTCCCATCGTCCTGGCGCTGATCCTGCACTACGCCCCCTGGGCGCGCTACCGCAAGACGGTGCAGATGGTGACCTACGCCCCCCACTTCATCTCCACGGTGGTGATGGTGGGCATCATCATGAAGCTGTTCTCGCAGCGCATCGGCCTGATCAACGTCGGCCTGCTGCAGTTCGGCATGCAGGAGGTCAACTTCCTCGGCGACGCCTCCTGGTTCCCGCACGTCTACGTGTGGACCGGCATCTGGCAGAACATGGGCTGGGGCGCGATCATCTTCCTGGCCGCGCTGTCGGCGGTGGACCCCGAGCTGCACGAGTCGGCCAAGGTGGACGGCGCCACCATCTGGCGCCGCATGTGGCACATCGACATCCCCGGCATCCTGCCGGTGATCATCATCCTGCTGATCCTGCGCTCCGGCCAGATCCTGAACATCGGCTTCGAGAAGGTGTTCCTGATGCAGAACCCACTCAACATCGGCGCCTCCGAGGTGGTGGACACCTACGTCTACAAGGTGGGCCTGAGGTCGCGCAGCCCCAACTTCTCCTACGCCACCGCCATCGGGCTGTTCAAGAACGCGCTGGCGTTCCTGCTGCTGCTGACGGTGAACCGCATCTCCAAGCGGATGAGCGAGACCAGCCTGTGGTGA
- a CDS encoding catalase: MDGAATGPVGRDANEAAIGDRHSGITAGPRGPLLVQDWQLFEQHAHFNRERIPERVVYAKGSGAYGTLTITNDITRYSRAGAFAEVGKQTTCFWRFSTVAGERGAADGERDMRGFAMKYYTDAGIWDLVGNNTPVHFVRDPYKFPDFLRTQKRDPRTNMRSTAAMWDFWSRSPESLHQVTILFSDRGRPRSYRHMNGYGSHTFSLVNADARRVWCKFHLKTMQGIESLTDEEGARLVGRDRDSHQRDLYHAIENGDCPRWRMCVQVMTDDQAASLAFDPFDLTKVWPQGDFPLVEVGIVELNRNPDNYFADVEQAVFSPANQVPGIGYSPDKVLQFRIFAYADAHRHRLGVDYETLPVNRAAGRMHTSHRDGATRAAGTATDEPDSRGATADEHGDPGLPPVFEGRADRSIQRAGNDDYTQPGNLFRLMTRQQQERLFTNLGRAMAGVPEEIQRRQVGHFSKADPAYGAGVARALGLPLDR, from the coding sequence ATGGATGGTGCGGCCACCGGCCCGGTCGGCCGGGACGCGAACGAAGCGGCGATCGGCGACCGGCACAGCGGCATCACCGCCGGACCTCGCGGGCCGTTGCTGGTCCAGGACTGGCAACTGTTCGAGCAGCACGCGCACTTCAACCGCGAGCGGATTCCCGAGCGCGTCGTGTACGCCAAGGGTTCGGGCGCCTACGGCACCCTGACCATCACCAACGACATCACGCGCTACAGCCGGGCCGGCGCCTTCGCGGAGGTGGGCAAGCAGACCACGTGCTTCTGGCGATTCTCCACGGTGGCCGGCGAGCGCGGCGCCGCCGATGGCGAGCGCGACATGCGCGGCTTCGCCATGAAGTACTACACCGACGCGGGCATCTGGGACCTGGTCGGCAACAACACCCCGGTGCACTTCGTGCGTGACCCCTACAAGTTCCCGGACTTCCTCCGCACCCAGAAGCGCGATCCGCGCACCAACATGCGCAGCACGGCCGCAATGTGGGACTTCTGGTCGCGGTCGCCGGAGAGCCTGCACCAGGTCACGATCCTGTTCTCGGACCGCGGCCGACCCAGGTCATACCGGCACATGAACGGCTACGGCTCGCACACCTTCAGCCTGGTCAACGCCGACGCTCGGCGGGTGTGGTGCAAGTTCCACCTCAAGACCATGCAGGGCATCGAATCCCTGACCGACGAGGAGGGTGCGCGACTGGTCGGCCGCGACCGCGACAGCCACCAGCGCGACCTGTACCACGCGATCGAAAACGGTGACTGTCCGCGCTGGCGCATGTGCGTGCAGGTGATGACCGACGACCAGGCCGCCTCGTTGGCCTTCGACCCGTTCGACCTGACCAAGGTGTGGCCGCAGGGCGACTTCCCGCTGGTCGAGGTGGGCATCGTCGAGCTCAACCGCAACCCCGACAACTACTTCGCCGATGTGGAGCAGGCCGTCTTCTCCCCCGCCAACCAGGTACCGGGCATCGGCTACAGCCCCGACAAGGTGCTGCAGTTCCGGATCTTCGCGTACGCGGACGCACACCGCCACCGGCTCGGCGTCGACTACGAGACGCTGCCGGTGAATCGGGCCGCTGGTCGCATGCACACCTCGCACCGGGACGGCGCCACGCGCGCCGCCGGCACCGCGACCGACGAGCCGGACAGCCGCGGCGCCACGGCCGACGAGCACGGCGACCCGGGGCTGCCGCCGGTCTTCGAGGGCCGGGCGGACCGTTCCATCCAGCGCGCGGGCAACGACGACTACACTCAGCCGGGCAACCTGTTCCGCCTGATGACCCGGCAGCAGCAGGAGCGGCTGTTCACGAACCTCGGCCGCGCGATGGCCGGCGTGCCGGAGGAGATCCAGCGCCGCCAGGTCGGCCACTTCAGCAAGGCCGATCCCGCCTACGGGGCCGGCGTGGCGCGCGCCCTGGGGCTGCCCCTGGACCGGTAG
- a CDS encoding sigma 54-interacting transcriptional regulator → MTPGLPHYNTRVLIVDDQDTIHEDFAEMLQPASVTPDFDVVADTNADMEAEAPFLPKLELLHANTGEQACSIVSGSKEANRPIAVAYIDVRMPPGIDGVETIRRVRKIDRDVEIVVMTAYSDRSLPEIVRDLDALHKLLYIRKPFVHEEIQQTTLSLVGKWNAERDLAEEQRELVGRYRRLEALLDATGDAIALLDGAGRRVFANRAYKRILGLGDAEMQQIAPDVLTALVDERLREPDPSDVEARFLIDSSDVADAADTGPGPVPKQRLFHRSSVPVHDGAGEEIGRLEVYRDVALEIEADRRKADVLHLRGTPETGHSFAGMAGASPRMRQVYALMQQAAEADVTVLVRGEPGTGTELVSRSFHRNSLRKEGPFVVVDCGATPEAFIESELFGGERGTPAGATAQRVGAFERADGGTVLLDRIEAVPYTVQRELLRVLLERTIRRVGGDALIRVDVRVITATSKDLERAVMAGEFREDLLYRLAAFPIVIPPLRERKEDVPVLARHLLERHAARAGKSITGISYSAMRLLLQYDWPGNVRELEDAMGRAVRMEQTEVLQAGSLPPPLSPIAAVGGGHVRAAPGAAVPGAAMALEEAERLALSHALQAAGHNVKQAAEALGISRATLYRKLKKHGVMQ, encoded by the coding sequence ATGACGCCGGGGTTGCCGCACTATAACACCCGCGTCCTGATCGTCGACGATCAGGACACGATCCACGAGGACTTCGCGGAGATGTTGCAGCCCGCGTCGGTCACGCCGGACTTCGACGTGGTGGCAGACACGAACGCGGACATGGAAGCGGAGGCGCCGTTCCTGCCCAAGCTGGAACTGCTGCACGCGAACACTGGGGAGCAAGCGTGCTCGATCGTCAGCGGGAGCAAGGAAGCGAACCGTCCCATCGCCGTGGCCTACATCGACGTTCGCATGCCGCCCGGCATCGACGGGGTAGAGACAATCCGCCGCGTGCGCAAGATCGATCGCGACGTCGAAATCGTGGTGATGACTGCCTACTCCGACCGGTCGCTGCCGGAGATCGTCCGCGACCTGGATGCGCTGCACAAGCTGCTCTACATCAGAAAGCCGTTCGTGCACGAGGAGATCCAGCAGACCACCCTGTCCCTGGTCGGCAAGTGGAACGCCGAGCGGGACCTGGCGGAAGAACAGCGCGAGCTCGTCGGCCGCTATCGCCGCCTGGAAGCGCTGCTCGACGCCACCGGCGACGCCATCGCCCTGCTCGACGGCGCCGGACGCCGGGTATTCGCCAATCGCGCCTACAAGAGGATCCTGGGACTGGGGGACGCCGAGATGCAACAGATAGCGCCGGACGTGCTCACGGCACTCGTCGACGAGCGCCTCCGGGAGCCGGACCCGAGCGACGTGGAGGCCCGCTTCCTGATCGACAGCAGCGACGTGGCGGATGCTGCCGACACCGGCCCCGGACCGGTGCCGAAGCAGCGGCTGTTCCATCGCTCCTCGGTGCCGGTGCACGATGGCGCCGGCGAGGAGATCGGCCGGCTCGAGGTGTACCGGGACGTAGCCCTGGAGATCGAGGCCGACCGGAGGAAGGCCGACGTGTTGCACCTGCGCGGCACCCCGGAGACCGGCCACTCGTTCGCCGGCATGGCGGGCGCGAGCCCGCGCATGCGGCAGGTGTACGCGCTGATGCAGCAGGCGGCCGAGGCCGACGTCACGGTCCTGGTGCGTGGCGAGCCCGGTACCGGAACGGAGCTGGTGTCCCGGTCTTTTCATCGCAACAGTCTGCGCAAAGAGGGACCGTTCGTGGTCGTGGACTGCGGTGCCACCCCGGAGGCGTTCATCGAGAGCGAGCTGTTCGGGGGTGAGCGCGGCACCCCGGCGGGAGCGACCGCGCAGCGCGTCGGCGCGTTCGAGCGTGCCGACGGCGGCACGGTACTGCTCGACCGGATCGAGGCGGTGCCGTACACCGTACAGCGCGAGCTGTTGCGGGTATTGCTGGAGCGCACCATCCGGCGGGTCGGCGGCGACGCCTTGATCCGTGTCGACGTCCGGGTGATCACGGCGACCAGCAAGGACCTTGAGCGGGCGGTCATGGCGGGCGAGTTCCGCGAAGACCTGCTGTACCGCCTGGCCGCGTTCCCGATCGTGATCCCGCCGCTGCGCGAGCGGAAGGAGGACGTGCCGGTGCTCGCGCGCCACCTCCTGGAGCGGCACGCGGCGCGCGCCGGCAAGTCGATCACCGGCATCTCCTACTCGGCGATGCGTCTGCTGCTGCAGTACGACTGGCCGGGCAACGTGCGCGAGTTGGAGGACGCCATGGGGCGTGCCGTGCGGATGGAGCAGACCGAGGTGCTGCAGGCCGGCAGCCTGCCGCCGCCGCTGTCGCCGATCGCCGCTGTCGGCGGCGGTCACGTGCGTGCGGCGCCGGGCGCCGCCGTGCCGGGCGCCGCCATGGCGCTCGAGGAGGCGGAGCGGCTGGCGCTGTCGCACGCGCTGCAGGCGGCGGGCCACAACGTGAAGCAGGCGGCGGAAGCGTTGGGCATAAGCCGTGCCACCCTGTACCGAAAGTTGAAGAAGCACGGCGTGATGCAGTGA
- a CDS encoding S24 family peptidase encodes MRLLASREWQLRHSIDLDQCEMLQIAGDSMHPTLPDGSEILVDRSRRHLECCRIYAFRTATRVIVKRLDLRGGAWFLVSDNTRYPTLPLHPFFRLIGEVRWSSRVL; translated from the coding sequence GTGAGGCTGCTCGCCTCGCGGGAGTGGCAACTCCGGCACAGCATCGACCTCGACCAGTGCGAGATGCTGCAGATCGCCGGAGACTCGATGCACCCCACGCTGCCGGACGGCAGCGAGATCCTGGTCGACCGCAGCCGCCGGCACCTTGAGTGCTGCCGGATTTACGCGTTCAGAACCGCCACTCGCGTCATCGTGAAACGGCTCGATCTCCGCGGCGGCGCCTGGTTCCTGGTCAGTGACAACACGCGCTACCCAACCCTGCCCCTGCACCCGTTCTTTCGGCTCATCGGCGAAGTCCGCTGGTCCTCCCGCGTACTGTGA
- a CDS encoding carbohydrate ABC transporter permease, translated as MKALPRRPRAARRPSGIRHAREDRLFYLINGTLMTLLFIIVVYPLIYIVSSSFSDANEVLAGRVWLLPRKPSLEGYQAVFEFRQLWVGYGNTAFYTVFGTVYNLLMTMLVAYPLSRRDFVGRSLLMFLFAFTMFFQGGLIPTYLLIRSLGLLDTRAVMIVPWAIVVINVIITRTFLEANVPNELYEAAWVDGASNTRMLWAIVVPVSGPIIAVITLFYAVMHWNQFFNALIYLRDEKLVPLQIVLREILIMNSSAAIDDLMADITEEQLLQMTKREYLQALIQFALIVVATVPVLVAYPFVQKYFVRGVMIGAIKG; from the coding sequence GTGAAGGCCCTGCCGCGGCGCCCGCGGGCCGCCCGGCGTCCTTCGGGGATCCGCCACGCGCGCGAGGACCGCCTGTTCTACCTGATCAACGGGACGCTGATGACGCTGCTGTTCATCATCGTCGTCTACCCCCTGATCTACATCGTCAGCTCCTCCTTCTCCGATGCCAACGAGGTGCTGGCGGGGCGCGTCTGGCTGCTGCCGCGCAAGCCCTCGCTGGAGGGCTACCAGGCGGTGTTCGAGTTCAGGCAGCTCTGGGTGGGCTACGGCAACACCGCCTTCTACACCGTGTTCGGGACCGTCTACAACCTGCTGATGACCATGCTGGTCGCCTACCCGCTGTCGCGCCGCGACTTCGTGGGGCGCAGCCTGCTGATGTTCCTGTTCGCCTTCACCATGTTTTTCCAGGGCGGGCTGATTCCCACCTACCTGCTGATCCGCAGCCTCGGCCTGCTGGACACGCGCGCGGTGATGATCGTGCCGTGGGCGATCGTGGTGATCAACGTGATCATCACCCGTACCTTCCTGGAGGCCAACGTGCCCAACGAGCTGTACGAGGCGGCGTGGGTGGACGGCGCTTCCAACACCCGCATGCTGTGGGCGATCGTGGTGCCGGTGTCGGGGCCGATCATCGCCGTGATCACCCTGTTCTACGCGGTGATGCACTGGAACCAGTTCTTCAACGCGCTGATCTACCTGCGCGACGAGAAGCTGGTGCCGCTGCAGATCGTGCTGCGCGAAATCCTGATCATGAACTCGTCGGCGGCGATCGACGACCTGATGGCCGACATCACCGAGGAGCAGTTGCTGCAGATGACCAAGCGCGAGTACCTGCAGGCGCTGATCCAGTTCGCGCTGATCGTGGTCGCCACGGTGCCGGTGCTGGTCGCCTACCCGTTCGTGCAGAAGTACTTCGTGCGCGGCGTCATGATCGGGGCGATCAAGGGATGA
- a CDS encoding helix-turn-helix transcriptional regulator, whose protein sequence is MSERRRQLGIKQADLAVAMGVNQSMISMIETGQNTPSFTRAIRAARVLRTSLDYLAGLTDDPRPAEDMSRMLTEIDRNTIAVGGLAAAGNPMTIEGDARRPPARPEDGR, encoded by the coding sequence ATGTCGGAGCGGCGCAGGCAGCTTGGGATCAAGCAGGCTGACCTTGCCGTGGCGATGGGCGTCAACCAGTCGATGATCTCGATGATCGAGACGGGTCAGAACACGCCGTCATTCACGCGTGCCATCCGGGCCGCGCGCGTACTTCGCACTTCCCTCGACTACCTCGCCGGGCTTACCGACGACCCGCGCCCGGCCGAGGACATGAGCCGCATGCTGACGGAGATCGACCGCAACACCATCGCCGTCGGGGGCCTCGCCGCCGCCGGCAATCCGATGACCATAGAGGGCGACGCACGGCGCCCGCCGGCACGCCCCGAGGACGGACGGTGA
- a CDS encoding extracellular solute-binding protein, producing MRKTLLAAPLLALVTMLAVAGGEGEGVAAAGLELSAPGEYPIVQEKQTISVIGTYDQRLASGTLEDAKFTLWFEELTNIHIDWVEMIEWEEAVEKYNLILASGDLPDVLIPHSRITVQQAFDQGAAGAFVGLKDLIAEHMPGLSARLAEVPEVHKRITMPDGENYYFPIVSAGCFHCQYSTKMWVYKPWVDQLGLKWPPETPDEFADMLRAFRDQDPNGNGKQDEIPFLSATTGWNVDPISFLMNAWIYTVHPYDLNYGALLERSPSDVRFVANTEEWRDGLKYLRMLHDEDLLAEESFVWTEKEAKQTTENPDYPIVGSFQGGWFGRFTIHGGGTGRFADFKPIPPLRGPSGLQQTRYHPPSVNVQSVITSAAEHPAMIAKMVDWFYEDPIAHALLARNFLQEGSEWRYLTEEEKTLGWVTRDGGPAKTIRLESAVYSLDLDDDGWSRTTLGNWEWNAHSAMPPEWEGDPTRVEWRLMVATRDLMLPYRVEKHIPPDVIFQGMDQEELVDLTETITSRNGLVMQRAAEFITGRRDIHDDATWDAYVDELERAGVGRYVELWQAALQGSGYFN from the coding sequence ATGAGGAAGACGCTTTTGGCAGCGCCGCTGTTGGCGCTGGTAACCATGCTGGCCGTGGCCGGCGGAGAGGGGGAAGGTGTTGCCGCCGCCGGCCTGGAGCTGAGCGCGCCCGGCGAGTATCCCATCGTGCAGGAGAAGCAGACCATCTCGGTGATCGGCACCTACGATCAGCGGCTGGCCTCGGGCACGCTGGAAGACGCCAAGTTCACCCTGTGGTTCGAGGAGCTCACCAACATCCACATCGACTGGGTGGAGATGATCGAGTGGGAGGAGGCGGTCGAGAAGTACAACCTGATCCTCGCCTCCGGCGACCTGCCCGACGTGCTGATTCCGCACTCGCGGATCACCGTGCAGCAGGCGTTCGACCAGGGCGCCGCCGGGGCCTTCGTCGGCCTCAAGGACCTGATCGCCGAGCACATGCCCGGCCTCAGCGCGCGGCTGGCCGAGGTGCCGGAGGTGCACAAGCGCATCACCATGCCGGACGGGGAGAACTACTACTTCCCGATCGTTTCCGCGGGCTGCTTCCACTGCCAGTACTCGACCAAGATGTGGGTCTACAAGCCGTGGGTCGACCAACTCGGCCTGAAGTGGCCGCCGGAGACCCCGGACGAGTTCGCCGACATGCTGCGCGCGTTCCGCGACCAGGATCCCAACGGCAACGGCAAGCAGGACGAGATCCCGTTCCTGTCCGCCACCACCGGCTGGAACGTCGATCCGATCTCGTTCCTGATGAACGCCTGGATCTACACCGTGCACCCCTACGACCTGAACTACGGGGCGCTCCTGGAGCGCTCGCCGAGCGACGTGCGCTTCGTGGCCAACACCGAGGAGTGGCGCGACGGGTTGAAGTACCTGCGCATGCTGCATGACGAGGATCTGCTGGCCGAGGAGTCGTTCGTGTGGACCGAGAAGGAGGCCAAGCAGACCACCGAGAATCCCGACTATCCCATCGTCGGATCGTTCCAGGGCGGCTGGTTCGGCCGCTTCACCATCCACGGCGGCGGCACCGGGCGCTTCGCCGACTTCAAGCCGATTCCGCCGCTGCGCGGTCCCAGCGGGCTGCAGCAGACGCGCTACCATCCGCCTTCCGTGAACGTGCAGTCGGTGATCACCAGCGCCGCCGAGCACCCGGCGATGATCGCCAAGATGGTCGACTGGTTCTACGAGGACCCGATCGCGCACGCGCTGCTGGCGCGCAACTTCCTGCAGGAGGGATCGGAGTGGCGCTACCTCACCGAGGAAGAGAAGACGCTGGGCTGGGTGACGCGCGACGGCGGACCGGCCAAGACCATCCGCCTGGAGAGCGCGGTCTACTCGCTGGACCTGGATGACGACGGCTGGTCGCGCACCACGCTCGGGAACTGGGAGTGGAACGCGCACAGCGCCATGCCGCCGGAGTGGGAAGGCGATCCGACCCGCGTCGAGTGGCGGCTGATGGTGGCGACGCGCGACCTGATGCTGCCCTACCGGGTGGAGAAGCACATCCCGCCGGACGTGATCTTCCAGGGCATGGATCAGGAAGAGCTGGTCGACTTGACCGAGACCATCACCAGCCGCAACGGCCTGGTGATGCAGCGCGCCGCGGAGTTCATCACCGGCAGGCGCGACATCCACGACGACGCCACTTGGGACGCCTACGTGGACGAGCTGGAGCGCGCCGGCGTGGGCCGCTACGTCGAGCTGTGGCAGGCGGCGCTGCAGGGGTCCGGCTACTTCAACTGA
- a CDS encoding response regulator — protein sequence MSAAQYPNRRVLIVDDEPDIHDDFTEMLSTSYLPPTAGGTAEHGVQRAPFPPTFELLHATSGEQACDIILNARRWSQPIAVAYVDIRMPAGIDGPETIRRVRTMDRDVEVVMMTAYTDKTLAEIIQDMELLHKLLYIRKPFVHEEIQQITVALVGKWNLEQDLAEKQRQLAGSQRRLEAVLNATRDAMAMRDRTGRLMYANKAYLALMDMTLDELKNLTPDELAARTRERFSEPRPGEVEGGFALRGLRLTTAAGAGDRQPDQRLYYRTATEVRDGAEVIGELEVFRDASQEIESE from the coding sequence GTGAGCGCCGCGCAGTATCCCAACAGACGGGTTCTGATCGTCGACGACGAGCCGGACATCCACGACGACTTCACCGAGATGCTGTCCACCTCGTACCTGCCGCCGACCGCCGGCGGCACCGCGGAGCACGGCGTGCAACGGGCGCCGTTTCCGCCCACGTTCGAGTTGCTGCACGCCACCAGCGGCGAGCAGGCCTGCGACATCATCCTGAACGCCAGGAGGTGGAGTCAGCCCATTGCCGTGGCGTACGTCGACATCAGGATGCCGGCGGGGATCGACGGCCCCGAGACGATCCGGCGGGTACGCACGATGGATCGCGACGTCGAAGTCGTGATGATGACCGCGTACACCGACAAGACGCTTGCCGAGATCATCCAGGACATGGAACTGCTGCACAAGCTGCTGTACATCAGGAAGCCGTTCGTGCACGAGGAGATTCAGCAGATTACCGTGGCCCTGGTCGGCAAGTGGAACCTGGAGCAGGACCTGGCGGAGAAGCAGCGGCAGCTCGCCGGAAGCCAGCGCCGCCTGGAGGCCGTGCTCAACGCCACCCGTGACGCCATGGCGATGCGGGATCGCACGGGACGGCTGATGTACGCCAACAAGGCGTACCTGGCACTGATGGATATGACCCTCGACGAGTTGAAGAACCTCACGCCGGACGAGCTGGCGGCGCGAACCAGGGAACGCTTCAGCGAGCCGCGGCCGGGCGAGGTGGAGGGCGGGTTCGCGCTCCGCGGCCTCCGGCTGACCACCGCCGCCGGCGCCGGCGACCGCCAACCGGACCAGCGGCTGTACTACCGCACCGCCACCGAGGTGCGTGACGGTGCCGAAGTGATCGGCGAGCTGGAAGTGTTCCGGGACGCGTCGCAGGAGATCGAGTCCGAGTAG
- a CDS encoding ATP-binding protein has translation MATTSILIVDRSLDRAHHLEQGVRGLGYAVCGVATCGTEAVALAGAGGADLVLIDAALQGEVSGADAAAQIGARLAIPVVFVVDSAAGDESAAPDLHRQAASRPSGYVLRPVQWRQLDLIIRTALAARARERELTAERRALRHRLDRLQELNRQLESGFDCLDDAVILFDRERRPLFPNAAARLLCGDAILNPDADRWLDEYELFEVDGTTPVDLEEGPLRKALRSTQAVTADMFVRRRNRPGGAYVNVTAKPLGDHPDGPRGGMLVIREVTRHRERDAQLHDTLAELREQNELIDAAFKSISDGIVVANAEGMFLYVNPAAEQIVGMGLTDAPQEQWSQRYGAYYPDRVTPMPSEDLPLLRAIRRRESVDEEDLFIRNPGRPDGVYVRVSARPLLNDVGGVRGGVIVFRDVTVRRFAEEALTNAFAEGRSEVLDTLVHNIGNAITSVTTGVETLRRTLANDPLQRSLAGLAAVLDEHRDHWLEFLRDDARGRQVLPSILSLAAHYETRGRALMKTIQRVRNRAWRIADVIRTQREVDSAGMDRSNVDLKGALRNAVRVVSESLDRARVRTTVDCRGAPREIRIRESRFHQALVNLIKNAVEAIDDRGATDGRAPAPRIRICAWSGDRYLNLEVADNGIGIPSTDSSLLFAPGYTTKRNGSGLGLHSVANFVIGSGGRIQALSDGAGKGTTMRVMLPLSSVLVAAPPAPASAGRNGPARERS, from the coding sequence ATGGCAACGACCAGCATACTGATCGTCGATCGGAGCCTGGACCGTGCACACCACCTGGAGCAGGGCGTTCGCGGCCTCGGCTACGCGGTGTGCGGCGTCGCAACCTGCGGCACGGAGGCGGTCGCGCTCGCCGGCGCCGGTGGAGCCGACTTGGTGCTGATCGACGCCGCGCTCCAGGGGGAGGTGTCCGGGGCGGACGCCGCCGCGCAGATCGGCGCCCGCCTTGCGATCCCGGTCGTGTTCGTCGTCGACTCCGCCGCCGGCGACGAATCGGCCGCGCCCGACCTGCACCGGCAGGCGGCAAGCCGGCCGTCCGGGTACGTGCTGCGCCCCGTGCAGTGGCGGCAACTGGACCTGATCATCCGCACGGCGCTCGCCGCACGCGCCCGCGAGCGGGAGCTGACCGCCGAACGGCGCGCACTGCGGCATCGGCTCGACCGACTGCAGGAGCTCAACCGGCAACTCGAGTCCGGGTTCGACTGCCTCGACGATGCCGTGATCCTCTTCGATCGCGAGCGCAGGCCGCTGTTCCCCAACGCAGCCGCGCGGCTCCTGTGCGGAGACGCGATACTGAATCCCGACGCCGACCGGTGGCTCGACGAGTACGAACTGTTCGAGGTGGACGGGACGACGCCGGTCGATCTCGAGGAGGGTCCGCTCAGAAAGGCGCTGCGCAGCACGCAGGCGGTAACCGCCGACATGTTCGTTCGCAGAAGGAACCGCCCCGGGGGTGCCTACGTCAACGTCACGGCCAAGCCGCTCGGCGACCATCCGGACGGTCCGCGCGGGGGGATGCTCGTCATCCGCGAGGTAACTCGGCACCGGGAGCGCGACGCGCAACTGCACGACACGCTCGCGGAGTTGCGCGAGCAGAACGAGTTGATCGACGCCGCGTTCAAGAGCATCAGCGATGGCATCGTGGTGGCCAACGCCGAGGGCATGTTTCTGTACGTAAACCCGGCCGCCGAGCAGATCGTCGGCATGGGACTCACCGACGCTCCACAGGAGCAGTGGTCGCAGCGGTACGGCGCCTACTATCCCGACCGTGTAACCCCCATGCCTTCCGAGGACCTGCCGCTGCTGCGTGCCATCCGGCGCCGCGAGTCGGTGGACGAAGAGGACCTGTTCATCCGCAACCCGGGCCGGCCCGACGGCGTATACGTGCGCGTGAGCGCCCGTCCGCTGCTCAACGACGTCGGCGGCGTCCGAGGCGGCGTGATCGTGTTCCGCGACGTGACGGTACGCAGATTCGCCGAAGAAGCGCTGACCAACGCGTTCGCCGAGGGCCGGTCGGAGGTACTCGATACGCTTGTGCACAACATCGGTAATGCGATCACCAGCGTCACCACCGGCGTGGAGACGCTGCGCCGGACGCTCGCGAACGACCCGCTGCAACGCTCCCTGGCCGGGCTGGCCGCGGTGCTCGACGAGCACCGCGACCACTGGCTGGAGTTCCTCCGCGACGACGCGCGCGGCCGGCAAGTCCTGCCCTCCATTCTCTCACTCGCGGCACACTACGAGACGCGCGGCCGTGCGCTGATGAAGACCATCCAACGGGTGCGCAACCGGGCGTGGCGGATTGCCGACGTGATCCGCACCCAGCGCGAGGTCGACAGCGCCGGCATGGACCGCTCGAACGTCGACCTGAAGGGAGCGCTGCGGAACGCGGTGCGGGTGGTGAGCGAGTCGCTCGACCGGGCTCGGGTCCGCACCACCGTCGACTGCCGAGGGGCGCCGCGCGAGATTCGCATTCGCGAGAGCCGGTTTCACCAGGCGCTGGTCAACCTGATCAAGAATGCCGTCGAGGCGATCGACGACCGCGGCGCCACGGACGGGCGCGCCCCGGCCCCCCGCATCCGCATCTGCGCCTGGTCCGGCGACCGGTACCTGAACCTGGAGGTTGCCGACAACGGCATCGGCATCCCAAGCACGGATTCCAGCTTGCTGTTCGCCCCCGGATACACCACCAAACGGAACGGCAGCGGGCTCGGTCTGCACTCGGTGGCGAACTTCGTTATCGGTTCGGGTGGCCGCATTCAGGCCCTGAGCGACGGCGCCGGCAAGGGAACGACCATGCGCGTCATGCTGCCTCTCTCATCGGTGCTCGTCGCCGCGCCGCCGGCCCCCGCGAGCGCCGGACGGAACGGCCCGGCGCGGGAGCGGTCGTGA